The genomic interval GTATGCCGTCGAGTGATCGCCTCCGAGCGCGATGGGGGCCGCCTCGGGCGCGAGCGCGACGAGGAGCTCCATGGCGCGCGCGGCGATAGAGAGCGGGGACACGGGCAAACACGCGCGCACGTGCGCGGGCACGTCGGGGTAGAGGGCCTTGCGCGAGCGCTCGAGCTGGGCCTCGGAGAGCATGTCGTCCGAGAGGAGCTGCGGCACGACGAACACGTCGCCCACGTCGACGACGCCGCGCTCGGCGAGCCGCTCACGCGCCCCCCTCCCCTCCCCATCGGCGCCGAGGCTCGCGAGGAGGCCCTCACGGATGGCCTGAGGCCCGAGGTTCGCGCCGCGCCGGAAGCCCGCGCCCACGTCGGACGGGATGCCGAGCACGAAGGCCTTGGCCGAGCCCACGTCACGGAGCGTGCGCTCGAAGGCGGCGCGCACCTCCCGCTCGCCGGTCGCGCCGTAGAGCCGCTCTTGGAGGGCGAGCTGCTCCTTCTTGCCGGTCGAGACGAGGTGGAGCCCGCCGCCTGCGGGCCGAAGGAGAGTCGCGAGCTCGTCGTGCGGGTCCACGCGCGAGACGGTACCACGGGGAGGCGAAGACGCGGGGCTCACCCCCTCCTCCGGGTCCCTCCCGATGCCACTCGAAGCCGAATGGACCTGCGAGCGACCTTGCAGGGCGCGACGACGTCAATCGGCGTCGCCGGCGTCCGAAGCCCCATCTGCGCAGGGAGAGCAAATCGACGCGGCCCTCGACGTCAGCGTGCACGACCAGCGGGAGCCGTCGCACTCGCACGAGTAGCCGTCGTACGGCCCGATTTCGGAGCACGGGCAAGCTCGATACGCGTCGACGAGACACGACTCTCGGGACGAGCACGCCCCGCTGGGGAGCTCGTCGACCCGTCGACGAGAGCCGTCCCTTGGCGGGGGAAGGTTGCGACACGAAGCACCCGCTTCACCCGACGCATCGACGGGGGGAGATGACGCCGAGCAGGCGGCGACCAGCAGCGCCGAGCCCACGAACGCCACGGCGAGGCGGAGGCGCTTCACTTCGACCTGCCCGGGCTCGAGGCCGGCTCCCCCGAAAAACCTCGCCCATCTCTCATTCGCCGCGTCCCCTTTTGCGCACCTGGCGGATCCCCCTACCGCGGCAGGGCCCCCACATGAACCTCGCCCGACACGAGCCGCGCGAGGGTGCCGTCGCCCCCCCGCACGAGGAGCCTCCCGTCGCGATCGATGCCCTCGCACCGCCCCGCGACGTCTCCCGTCTCGAGCCACGAGCCCGTGAGGGCGCACGCGCGCGCGAGCCTCTCGTGGAGCGGGCCGAGCCCGTGGGCCGCCGCGCGAGGCACGTCATGGGCGAGGCCACGGACGAGCGCGACGAGCACGTCGCCACGAGTCACGTGAGGCGCGCCGAGGAGCGCCAGGCTCGTCGCACGGTCGCGTAGCTCTTCGGGAAATTCCCGCGTCGCGACGTTGATGCCCACGCCGACCACGAGGGACTCGACACGCCCACCGAGCAGGGTCGACTCGACCAGCACGCCGGCCACCTTGCGCAAAGGCTCGCCCCCCGGGCCCCGCGCCCAGACGTCGTTCGGCCATTT from Myxococcales bacterium carries:
- a CDS encoding biotin--[acetyl-CoA-carboxylase] ligase, with the protein product MTLPPDLEDVPARVRALGLALGHPLVFHAETASTNDLAKEAGKSGAPHGTTFVADAQTHGRGRQGRAWVAAPGEALLVSVLFRTECPLARLPQLSLAVGLAVRDAVAEALGDDTRALVKWPNDVWARGPGGEPLRKVAGVLVESTLLGGRVESLVVGVGINVATREFPEELRDRATSLALLGAPHVTRGDVLVALVRGLAHDVPRAAAHGLGPLHERLARACALTGSWLETGDVAGRCEGIDRDGRLLVRGGDGTLARLVSGEVHVGALPR